Proteins from a genomic interval of Trichoderma breve strain T069 chromosome 2, whole genome shotgun sequence:
- a CDS encoding 4Fe-4S binding domain-containing protein, translated as MAPTLSASAAAMLAKRQLARAPASTSSLMMATRMLATPYQQQRGYATPKGPPPQNFRTSKQVEWVWEKDSLLDRLGKYFLMTEMARGMYVLLEQFFRPPYTIYYPFEKGPISPRFRGEHALRRYPSGEERCIACKLCEAICPAQAITIEAEERADGSRRTTRYDIDMTKCIYCGFCQESCPVDAIVESPNAEYATETREELLYNKEKLLSNGDKWEPELAAAIRADSPYR; from the exons ATGGCGCCGACTCTCTCCGCctcggcagcagccatgcTCGCCAAACGCCAGCTTGCCCGAGCTCCGGCCTCTACCAGCTCGCtcatgatggcgacgaggatgctGGCCACTCcctaccagcagcagcggggATATGCGACTCCCAAGGGACCCCCGCCACAGAACTTCCGAACGAGCAAGCAGGTCGAGTGGGTGTGGGAAAAGGACAGCTTGTTGGACCGGCTGGGCAAGTACTTCCTCATGACCGAGATGGCCAGAGGAATGTACGTCCTGCTGGAGCAGTTCTTCCGACCACC CTACACCATCTACTACCCATTCGAAAAG GGCCCCATTTCTCCCCGATTCCGTGGCGAACACGCGCTGAGACGATACCCCTCTGGTGAAGAGCGATGCATTGCTTGCAAGCTCTGCGAGGCC ATCTGTCCTGCCCAAGCCATTACCATTGAAGCCGAAGAACGTGCTGATGGCTCTCGCCGCACTACCCGCTACGATATCGACATGACAAAGTGCATCTACTGCGGTTTCTGCCAGGAGTCCTGCCCCGTCGACGCCATCGTGGAGTCTCCCAACGCAGAGTACGCGACTGAGACCAGAGAAGAGCTGCTGTACAACAAGG AGAAGCTGCTGTCCAACGGAGACAAGTGGGAGCCTGAACTTGCTGCCGCCATTCGCGCAGATTCACCTTACCGATAA
- a CDS encoding phosphopantetheine attachment site domain-containing protein, translating to MFRTAVLRTSASAVRAVARPVAIRRTAALAAAPRAVAAPFRVQSLMGVRMYSAGGGLHKEEVEGRIMSLLQGFDKVNDAANIKPTAHFANDLGLDSLDTVEVVMAIEEEFSIEIPDKDADSIHSIDKAVEYILNQPDAH from the exons ATGTTCCGCACTGCTGTCCTCCGCACATCCGCCTCGGCCGTCCGCGCTGTTGCCCGACCCGTCGCCATCCGAAGAACAGCTGCCCTGGCCGCTGCTCCCCGCGCCGTCGCCGCTCCTTTCCGTGTCCAGAGCCTCATGGGCGTGAGGATGTACAGCGCTGGTGGTGGCTTGCacaaggaggaggttgagggcCGCATCATGAGCCTGCTGCAGGGATTCGACAAG GTCAACGACGCTGCCAAC ATCAAGCCCACTGCTCACTTCGCCAACGACCTCGGCCTGGACAGTCTCGACACCGTTGAGGTCGTCAtggccatcgaggaggagTTCAGCATCGAGATCCCCGACAAGGACGCCGACAGCATCCACTCCA TTGACAAGGCTGTCGAGTACATTCTCAACCAGCCCGATGCCCACTAA